From a region of the Paenibacillus segetis genome:
- a CDS encoding helix-turn-helix domain-containing protein — protein sequence MEDVPERMRKEYLLPDMDSTFRVFAAHWRTVDQDWKYPLHKHPLFEVNLVLSGTQEMTVNRTSYIQKPGDIILLGPGDEHESRAIGRENMTYYCLHFDVDERALRELLCRNKTYFHASNSELAAAIRPPLDKLIRLTQDEGAERVESRMITLSALFELFAGISGTLSKWDHGNAVSRMSQAASQIASRLERAVDEAEEQSMSEHDVETIESIAAEIGYSMSSVNRMFTAVYGVSPRQYMSTLMLKKSKLLLMDTELTIEVISAKLGYKNIAHFSRQFKRWTGESPSSFRSRFYK from the coding sequence ATGGAAGATGTACCTGAGCGTATGAGAAAAGAATATTTGCTCCCCGACATGGATTCAACTTTCCGTGTATTTGCAGCTCATTGGCGTACCGTTGACCAGGACTGGAAGTATCCACTTCATAAGCATCCACTTTTTGAAGTCAATTTAGTACTATCAGGGACACAAGAAATGACTGTCAATCGAACAAGCTATATACAGAAGCCAGGCGATATCATATTACTCGGTCCTGGAGATGAACATGAAAGTAGAGCGATTGGCAGGGAGAACATGACCTATTATTGTCTACATTTTGATGTAGATGAACGGGCCTTACGCGAACTTCTATGTCGTAACAAAACATACTTTCATGCTTCAAATAGTGAATTAGCAGCTGCAATTCGGCCTCCTTTAGATAAGTTGATCAGATTAACACAAGATGAGGGAGCTGAGCGGGTTGAATCCCGAATGATCACCCTATCTGCTCTATTCGAGCTATTCGCCGGGATTAGCGGCACGTTATCCAAATGGGATCATGGCAATGCCGTCTCCCGAATGTCTCAGGCAGCCTCACAAATCGCCTCAAGACTCGAACGTGCTGTCGATGAGGCTGAGGAGCAAAGCATGAGCGAGCATGATGTCGAAACGATTGAGTCTATCGCAGCAGAAATTGGTTACAGCATGTCTTCCGTTAATCGGATGTTTACCGCTGTCTATGGTGTATCACCTCGACAATATATGTCTACTTTAATGTTGAAGAAATCCAAATTACTGCTGATGGACACAGAGTTGACTATAGAAGTAATCTCTGCAAAGCTTGGATACAAGAATATTGCTCATTTCAGTAGACAATTTAAACGCTGGACTGGGGAGTCACCTAGTAGCTTCCGTAGTCGCTTTTACAAGTAG
- a CDS encoding glycoside hydrolase family 43 protein, whose protein sequence is MATIQNPILTGFNPDPCICRVGEDYYIAVSTFEWFPGVQIYHSKDLKNWRLIARPLNRISQLNMMGNPDSGGVWAPQLSYCDNTFWLIYSDVKVVDGQWKDGHNYLVTCDTIDGEWSEPIYLNSSGFDPSLFHDEDGKKYLVNMLWDHRVGNHNFYGIVLQEYSASEQKLIGKTEIIFKGTDIKLTEAPHLYKINGYYYLLTAEGGTKYDHASTIARSKNLRGPYEVHPENPLISSWSSPRITLQKAGHSSIVQTHTDEWFLVHLTGRPLSREGQPLLDPRGYCPLGRETAIQRLEWRNDWPYVVGGNQPSLEIEGPRIAEVQWGPDFPEKDDFNADALNPYFQSLRIPLGEHIVSLSDNPGHLRLYGKESLTSKFTQAFVARRWQHFNFKAETKLAFNPTTFQQSAGLVNYYNTQNWTSCQITWNEDKGRILELVSCDNFTFTQPIQGNEIVVPEYVEYVYLRVDVKSDVYHYWYSFDGVAWTIIPVTFHSHKLSDDYIQGGGFFTGAFVGMQCQDTSGQNKHADFDYFMYKSHS, encoded by the coding sequence ATGGCTACTATTCAAAATCCGATTTTGACGGGCTTTAATCCAGATCCTTGCATTTGTCGTGTTGGGGAAGACTATTATATTGCTGTATCGACCTTTGAATGGTTTCCTGGTGTGCAAATTTATCATTCTAAGGACCTCAAAAACTGGCGTTTAATAGCGAGACCACTAAATAGAATTAGCCAACTTAATATGATGGGGAACCCGGATTCTGGAGGAGTGTGGGCACCACAACTATCCTATTGTGATAATACCTTCTGGCTCATCTATTCGGATGTCAAAGTCGTCGATGGGCAATGGAAGGATGGCCACAATTATCTCGTGACATGCGATACTATTGATGGTGAGTGGTCAGAGCCCATCTATTTGAATAGCTCTGGATTTGATCCATCGTTATTCCATGACGAAGACGGCAAAAAATATTTGGTTAATATGCTATGGGATCATCGTGTAGGCAATCACAATTTCTATGGTATTGTGCTTCAAGAGTATAGCGCCAGCGAGCAAAAGTTAATTGGTAAAACGGAGATCATTTTCAAAGGAACAGATATTAAGCTGACAGAAGCTCCGCATCTATATAAAATAAACGGTTATTATTACTTGCTGACAGCGGAGGGTGGTACAAAATATGATCACGCTTCAACGATTGCTCGTTCCAAGAACTTGCGTGGTCCTTACGAGGTACATCCAGAGAATCCGTTGATCTCGTCCTGGTCTTCACCTCGCATTACTTTGCAAAAGGCAGGACACTCATCAATTGTACAGACACATACAGATGAATGGTTCTTAGTACACTTAACAGGCAGACCGCTATCAAGAGAAGGTCAACCATTGTTAGATCCACGGGGCTATTGTCCACTTGGGAGGGAAACAGCAATCCAACGTTTGGAGTGGAGAAACGACTGGCCTTATGTGGTAGGAGGTAATCAGCCTTCACTTGAGATTGAAGGACCACGGATCGCAGAAGTTCAGTGGGGACCGGATTTCCCAGAAAAAGATGATTTTAATGCGGATGCGCTTAACCCGTACTTTCAAAGCTTACGGATTCCACTCGGGGAGCATATTGTCTCATTAAGTGATAACCCAGGACATCTAAGATTGTATGGGAAGGAATCATTAACGTCTAAATTTACACAAGCTTTTGTTGCAAGACGTTGGCAGCACTTTAATTTCAAAGCAGAAACCAAACTAGCTTTTAACCCAACTACCTTTCAACAGTCGGCAGGGCTAGTGAATTACTATAACACTCAGAACTGGACTTCCTGCCAGATTACGTGGAATGAAGATAAGGGTAGAATCCTTGAACTCGTGTCGTGTGATAACTTTACATTTACGCAACCTATTCAAGGGAATGAAATTGTTGTACCGGAATATGTAGAGTATGTGTATTTGCGGGTCGATGTTAAAAGCGATGTATACCATTATTGGTATTCATTTGACGGAGTAGCATGGACAATCATACCTGTAACATTCCACTCCCATAAGTTGTCGGACGACTATATTCAAGGTGGAGGTTTCTTCACAGGTGCGTTTGTTGGTATGCAATGCCAAGACACTTCCGGGCAAAATAAGCATGCTGATTTTGATTACTTTATGTATAAGAGTCATTCCTGA
- a CDS encoding sensor histidine kinase produces the protein MFVMVIVLATVGYFMYDQVSVLLRNSAEKHIQQTAIQATGKLDELIRQINTLTAQVATNASIQRLLAQEVDGKQISFTERQTIQQEVRKYEAYSTGIRSIELYTGDFRRLLPLDDTSLSSRVSDEWISRVDRGKGRLVWFGLDPRNSDVVIAIRNIRLIDRSFMKAGYIMVQIEKSYFQLTDEVDGTQSETRELMSLFDETGRTISSDFSADVDGNTILDHEGEKVTVSGEDYIVVQKQSKATDWRLVILTPVDYTTEGISVLRTAIIVSGIVGSLLFLVFTFILSTMITRPILNLIKVMRGARFGTLIPISSVTSTTMEINELNNTYNQMVHSLNELIEVVYQKEIIQSRTELKALQAQINPHFLFNTLEAFYWSLDEKGEEELAQIVVAMSGLFRYVINRSDEDEWVTIGDELDHAERYLKIMEMRMLDRLTWRIESDEACRRVPLPKLLIQPLVENAILHGVEQKVGPGTVKLCIKPSSRLGYTMVMVTDDGPGMDAAKISSLYSAMEKGRTNSTKGTGIGISNVERRLRLSYEDETDGLEIRSEEGQGTTILFEIPNEHREGTET, from the coding sequence ATGTTTGTCATGGTGATTGTGCTAGCAACCGTTGGCTATTTTATGTATGATCAAGTTTCGGTTCTTTTGCGAAATAGTGCAGAGAAGCACATTCAGCAGACTGCAATTCAGGCAACAGGGAAACTGGATGAACTAATTCGGCAGATTAACACTTTGACTGCGCAAGTGGCGACCAATGCCTCCATTCAGCGGTTACTAGCTCAAGAGGTCGATGGGAAGCAGATTAGTTTCACCGAGCGACAAACCATTCAGCAAGAAGTGCGGAAGTATGAGGCGTATTCAACGGGAATTCGCTCAATTGAGCTGTATACGGGTGACTTTCGAAGGTTACTTCCGCTTGATGACACCAGTCTGAGTAGTCGTGTATCTGATGAATGGATCAGTCGTGTGGATAGGGGAAAAGGGCGTCTCGTATGGTTCGGGCTTGATCCAAGGAATTCTGATGTCGTCATCGCTATTCGTAATATTCGACTTATTGACCGATCGTTTATGAAGGCTGGATATATAATGGTTCAAATTGAGAAAAGTTATTTCCAACTAACGGACGAGGTTGATGGCACGCAGAGTGAGACGCGTGAATTAATGAGCCTGTTTGATGAAACGGGACGAACAATCTCTTCTGACTTTTCAGCAGATGTTGACGGGAATACTATACTGGATCATGAAGGAGAAAAGGTTACCGTTAGCGGAGAAGACTACATCGTAGTACAGAAACAGTCGAAGGCAACAGACTGGAGACTTGTTATCCTGACCCCAGTAGATTATACGACTGAGGGTATCTCTGTACTCCGTACAGCTATTATCGTGTCTGGTATTGTAGGTAGTTTATTATTTCTCGTCTTCACCTTTATTCTATCAACGATGATTACACGTCCAATTCTAAATCTGATTAAGGTGATGCGAGGTGCACGATTTGGAACACTGATTCCGATATCTTCTGTTACATCTACAACTATGGAAATCAACGAACTTAATAATACGTATAACCAAATGGTTCACTCTTTGAATGAGCTTATTGAAGTCGTCTATCAGAAGGAGATCATCCAAAGTCGTACTGAACTTAAGGCTCTGCAAGCTCAGATTAATCCGCATTTCCTATTTAACACACTAGAGGCATTTTATTGGTCACTTGATGAAAAAGGTGAAGAAGAACTGGCTCAAATCGTGGTCGCGATGTCGGGGTTATTCCGATACGTTATCAATCGGAGTGACGAGGATGAGTGGGTAACCATTGGTGATGAGTTGGATCATGCTGAAAGATATCTGAAAATTATGGAGATGCGTATGCTCGATAGACTGACTTGGCGAATTGAGTCTGATGAGGCTTGTAGGCGTGTTCCACTACCAAAATTGTTAATCCAGCCTCTTGTTGAGAACGCAATTCTTCATGGAGTAGAGCAAAAGGTCGGGCCGGGAACAGTAAAATTATGTATCAAGCCTTCAAGTCGTCTGGGGTATACAATGGTGATGGTAACTGACGATGGTCCAGGGATGGATGCTGCGAAGATTTCGTCACTTTACTCTGCTATGGAAAAAGGGAGAACGAACTCTACCAAGGGAACCGGAATTGGTATTTCTAATGTAGAGAGGAGACTAAGGCTTAGTTACGAGGATGAAACGGACGGGCTAGAAATACGAAGTGAGGAAGGTCAAGGTACTACCATTCTTTTTGAAATACCGAATGAACATCGAGAGGGGACAGAAACGTGA
- a CDS encoding response regulator transcription factor has translation MKTILIVDDEPRTREGVRKTLEAWSSGHYRIEVAASGVEALEWLKDNEVNLLITDVRMPEIGGLELVEKLNAMAHPPVVIVISGHPEFDYAQKALQFGVVEYLLKPLDKTKLVQAVELALKRQDQIHRIERMEMLVDPKLMETVQQEKVYSIQVSEALLYLDEHLHEAVSMRDIADHLHMNASYFSVLFKEQTGLTYSEYVTRRRVQRAKELLVSTRLSIAEISEQVGYQTAKYFVKVFRALEHVSPGQYRQNVMNPEEIIQ, from the coding sequence GTGAAGACGATACTTATCGTGGACGACGAACCGAGAACAAGAGAAGGTGTTCGTAAAACATTGGAAGCATGGTCATCAGGTCATTATCGAATTGAGGTAGCAGCAAGTGGGGTAGAAGCACTGGAGTGGCTAAAGGATAATGAAGTCAATCTGCTCATTACCGATGTACGAATGCCTGAAATCGGAGGGCTCGAACTAGTCGAGAAGCTGAATGCAATGGCCCATCCTCCGGTCGTCATCGTGATCTCCGGTCACCCTGAATTTGACTATGCTCAGAAAGCATTGCAGTTTGGTGTTGTTGAATATTTGCTCAAGCCACTCGACAAAACGAAGCTAGTTCAAGCGGTAGAACTGGCATTAAAACGTCAAGATCAGATTCATCGAATTGAACGAATGGAGATGCTTGTCGATCCTAAGCTTATGGAAACGGTACAGCAGGAGAAAGTGTATAGCATTCAAGTAAGTGAGGCGCTCCTTTACTTGGACGAGCATCTCCACGAGGCGGTATCCATGCGTGATATAGCAGATCATTTACACATGAATGCCAGCTATTTTAGCGTTCTCTTTAAAGAACAGACAGGATTAACATACAGTGAATATGTAACTAGAAGGAGAGTACAACGGGCCAAAGAGCTTCTTGTAAGCACACGGCTGTCGATTGCCGAAATCTCGGAACAAGTAGGATATCAAACGGCTAAATATTTTGTAAAGGTGTTTCGTGCACTTGAACACGTTAGTCCAGGGCAATATAGGCAGAATGTCATGAACCCGGAGGAAATAATCCAATAA
- a CDS encoding extracellular solute-binding protein has translation MFNKKWTILFVTMCLVLVTAGCGQKGNGAGESKGNSSGGGDKVTVNFMHLWPEGVSAGQNKIVNQIIKEYQAEHPNVVIKQEVLDNEQYKNKLKVLSASNELPDVGVTWAAGFLQPYVEGNLFAPVDDLLNGELKDKFVSGTTEAYAINDKTYALPLEFNIAPIYYNKAIFEKYNLQVPQTYEEFKQVVKALSEGGVAPIALGNKDRWTGSLWYMYLADRIAGQQTLTSAISGSGSFMDEGLVKAASEVQSLVDSNAFVKGFNGLSNEEAKSEFVNGKAAMYMMGSWDLPNFTTNEEIPLEFRNSVGFFKFPTVEGGKGDINSWVGGPGVGLFVAENSEVKAEAKAFVEYFVSKWGEQSVTGAGVIPATKVDTSTLELPQLYIDLFNEMNKASSITLFADVQMRANAAETHLNMIQALFGKVITPEKYSEEHDAAISKGN, from the coding sequence GTGTTCAACAAAAAATGGACGATACTGTTTGTAACGATGTGCCTCGTTCTTGTCACAGCCGGTTGTGGTCAAAAAGGAAATGGTGCAGGTGAATCCAAAGGTAATTCAAGTGGGGGCGGAGACAAAGTAACTGTTAACTTCATGCATCTATGGCCTGAAGGCGTATCTGCCGGGCAGAACAAAATTGTTAATCAAATCATTAAAGAATACCAAGCTGAACATCCAAACGTTGTAATCAAGCAAGAAGTTCTGGATAACGAGCAGTATAAAAATAAATTGAAGGTATTGTCCGCTTCCAACGAATTACCCGATGTTGGTGTAACTTGGGCAGCTGGATTCTTACAGCCTTACGTTGAAGGAAACTTGTTCGCGCCTGTAGATGATTTGTTGAATGGAGAATTAAAAGACAAATTCGTATCAGGAACAACGGAGGCTTATGCAATTAACGATAAAACGTATGCGCTTCCACTTGAGTTTAACATCGCTCCAATCTATTACAATAAAGCTATTTTTGAAAAATATAACCTTCAAGTTCCACAAACCTACGAAGAATTTAAACAAGTTGTGAAAGCGCTATCTGAAGGTGGTGTCGCACCGATTGCACTCGGTAACAAGGACCGTTGGACGGGCTCCCTTTGGTACATGTATCTAGCAGATCGGATTGCAGGGCAACAGACGCTGACAAGTGCGATCAGCGGATCGGGATCATTCATGGATGAAGGGCTAGTTAAGGCTGCTTCAGAGGTTCAATCCCTTGTCGACAGCAATGCATTCGTTAAAGGCTTTAACGGATTGTCGAATGAAGAAGCCAAATCTGAATTTGTGAATGGCAAAGCGGCAATGTACATGATGGGCTCATGGGATCTTCCTAACTTCACAACGAACGAAGAAATTCCACTGGAATTCCGTAATAGCGTAGGATTCTTCAAATTTCCAACAGTTGAAGGTGGTAAAGGGGACATCAACAGTTGGGTAGGTGGACCAGGTGTAGGGCTATTCGTTGCTGAGAACTCTGAAGTAAAAGCAGAGGCAAAAGCATTCGTAGAGTATTTCGTGTCCAAATGGGGTGAGCAATCCGTAACTGGAGCGGGTGTTATTCCAGCTACGAAGGTTGATACATCCACATTGGAGCTACCACAATTGTACATTGATCTGTTTAATGAAATGAACAAAGCGAGCAGCATTACTTTATTCGCAGATGTCCAAATGCGTGCAAATGCAGCGGAAACG